The Hoplias malabaricus isolate fHopMal1 chromosome 9, fHopMal1.hap1, whole genome shotgun sequence genome contains a region encoding:
- the LOC136707771 gene encoding homeobox protein HMX3-B-like — MSKEDMVYRPASLKFTIDNILNKDFDGIRSKLRLDEENCGSDSSRTASRGTKTEAEPEPETDVEVDSVVDSRSPAVDREHERRERDTSPKSEDEHSHDSLLKNGKKNRPLTKKKTRTIFSKRQIFQLESTFDIKRYLSSAERACLATSLQLTETQVKIWFQNRRNKLKRQLSSDFEGSCSAEHFADVAKVMHVPNPYKERASGGVLGGCLLPVPVPVVYHGNTTPYLYFSNASKYFSVFDGDL; from the exons ATGAGCAAAGAAGACATGGTGTACCGACCGGCGTCGTTAAAATTCACCATTGACAATATTCTAAATAAGGACTTCGACGGAATTCGCTCGAAATTGCGGCTGGACGAGGAGAATTGCGGCTCAGACTCCAGCCGAACAG CGTCCAGGGGGACTAAGACTGAAGCTGAACCTGAGCCTGAGACAGACGTTGAAGTTGACAGCGTGGTGGACTCTCGGAGCCCCGCTGTGGACAGAGAGCACgagcgcagagagagagacacgagCCCGAAAAGCGAGGACGAGCACAGCCACGACTCTCTTCTGAAAAACGGCAAGAAGAACCGGCCGCTCACCAAGAAGAAAACGCGCACCATTTTCTCCAAGAGACAGATCTTCCAGCTGGAGTCCACCTTTGACATCAAGCGCTACCTCAGCAGCGCGGAGCGCGCGTGCCTCGCCACCTCCCTGCAGCTCACCGAGACTCAGGTCAAGATCTGGTTCCAGAACAGGAGGAATAAACTCAAACGACAGCTCTCTTCGGACTTCGAGGGCTCGTGCTCGGCGGAACACTTCGCCGATGTGGCGAAGGTGATGCACGTGCCGAACCCGTACAAAGAGCGCGCGAGCGGCGGGGTGCTGGGGGGTTGTCTGCTACCTGTGCCCGTGCCGGTGGTGTACCACGGAAACACTACGCCTTACCTGTACTTTTCAAACGCCAGTAAATACTTCAGCGTGTTTGACGGAGATCTGTGA
- the LOC136707552 gene encoding receptor-type tyrosine-protein phosphatase eta has product MLRFGPLFLLAASVVWADEDYFLISFNNTWDAARNYCQICFKDLTTITPTNVHLIQNLINVNRTAPNLTSGYWIGLRQNFSGSIPWSQWSNNDSVIYQNWYPGRPILKKIVPPVPTTPYTTASTAGSTAGSTAGSTAGSTAGSTAGTTSTFGTTTTTGPITQPYDEMIQCPTLAKLIHCLNESDEFLVTRIYSNTELSTTTQPFSITPTQPFSSTPTQPFSSTPTKPFSSTQTQRFSSTPTMSTTIYTSTAPTTTIFTSSPSTSLITSVSMTTSGSGLESDSGYIEDSCVAMLNFGMWEEKHCYEQLPFICYDERYVGIVNVSNVTYDGGNVTWSPAQGENVQNYIIVYGVYNSSTNVTMNGTGLSEQLTGLIPGTRYLVQVFPVKCSRQLNSQDTSFYTLPKQIGNLSIVSVGSTFINLNWSAPIGGRESYNIYMNVSKVFSSQNESYNVTGLVAGTLYTFNVCAVVRQNILGGGQFLTSFTNPSPVVNLTSSNNESSSIIAWWTSLDQPTFPYSYNVSVYNDSGLIFNVTQPNTLIRVSYLTPGTNFTLNVSAVVNGSIAGQAVNIQAYTTPQTVENLSLSSTSDSIFASWKQPNGSFFRFSVELYLDPINTPVFKNSTKVLNYNFTNLNSTALYHVSVITHVEKDTYPSMPATASIYTRPMPPENVRSTTINSTTIQLTWDPPKNASSDSVITYKLTYTAPFWNQYTTVWNKTGTSNNSEILYDLKSGTLYKFTVAAYAGNDTSMDVPTNSTTDPNYKNLTLTMLCSSIITLNCKNDSVQYTFLNLLKKSIENAFHKNIVWSLEWKKRN; this is encoded by the exons ATGTTGAGGTTTGGGCCTCTGTTCCTACTGG CAGCTTCTGTAGTCTGGGCAGATGAGGACTATTTtctcatttcctttaataacaCTTGGGATGCTGCCAGGAACTATTGTCAGATATGCTTCAAGGACCTGACCACCATCACCCCAACAAATGTCCATCTCATACAGAACCTGATCAATGTGAACCGCACTGCTCCCAATCTTACATCAGGATACTGGATCGGGCTTCGCCAGAACTTCAGTGGGTCCATACCTTGGTCTCAGTGGTCTAACAATGACTCAGTTATCTATCAAAACTGGTATCCTGGTCGACCTATCCTAAAGAAAATAGTCCCACCAGTACCTACAACTCCATACACAACAGCTAGCACGGCAGGTAGTACTGCAGGTAGTACTGCAGGTAGTACTGCAGGTAGCACTGCAGGTAGCACTGCAGGTACCACTAGTACTTTtggtactactactactactggtCCAATAACCCAGCCATATGATGAGATGATACAGTGTCCAACCTTGGCaaaactcattcattgtctaaatGAATCAGACGAGTTCCTCGTCACTCGTATTTACTCCAACACAGAATTAAGTACAACAACACAGCCTTTTTCGATTACACCAACACAGCCTTTTTCGAGTACACCAACACAGCCTTTTTCGAGTACACCAACAAAGCCTTTTTCAAGTACACAAACACAACGTTTTTCAAGTACACCTACTATGAGCACCACTATTTATACTAGTACAGCTCCTACCACCACAATCTTTACCAGCAGCCCCTCTACAAGTCTCATCACATCTGTCAGTATGACCACCAGCGGCTCTGGTTTGGAATCAGATTCAGGCTACATTGAGGATTCATGTGTGGCCATGCTAAACTTTGGGATGTGGGAGGAAAAGCACTGCTACGAACAACTGCCCTTTATCTGTTATGATG AGCGTTATGTAGGTATTGTGAATGTCAGCAACGTGACTTATGATGGAGGTAATGTGACGTGGAGCCCAGCACAAGGGGAAAATGTCCAAAACTACATTATTGTTTATGGAGTGTACAACTCCAGCACAAATGTGACGATGAACGGGACGGGTCTGAGCGAACAGCTTACTGGCCTGATTCCAGGAACGCGCTACCTTGTGCAGGTGTTCCCTGTGAAATGTAGCAGGCAACTCAACTCTCAGGATACCTCCTTCTACACCT TGCCAAAGCAGATCGGCAATCTGAGCATAGTGAGTGTGGGAAGCACTTTCATTAACCTGAACTGGAGTGCACCAATTGGAGGGCGTGAAAGCTATAACATATACATGAATGTGTCAAAAGTGTTCTCCAGCCAAAATGAGTCATACAATGTGACCGGACTAGTTGCAGGAACGTTATACACTTTCAACGTTTGTGCTGTGGTTAGGCAAAATATTTTGGGAGGTGGGCAGTTCCTGACTTCATTCACCA ATCCTTCTCCAGTGGTGAATCTTACttcttcaaataatgagagttcaAGTATAATTGCCTGGTGGACATCGCTTGATCAACCAACCTTCCCTTACAGTTATAACGTTTCTGTTTATAATGACAGCggattaatatttaatgttacgCAGCCTAATACACTGATAAGAGTGTCATATCTCACACCAGGAACtaatttcactttaaatgtaTCAGCTGTGGTGAACGGTAGTATAGCTGGACAAGCTGTGAACATCCAAGCCTACACCA CACCACAGACTGTCGAAAATCTTTCCCTGAGCAGCACATCTGATAGCATCTTTGCAAGCTGGAAACAACCAAATGGAAGTTTCTTTAGGTTTAGTGTGGAACTGTATCTAGACCCCATAAATACcccagtgtttaaaaattctaCTAAGGTCCTGAACTATAATTTCACTAATCTGAATTCAACAGCACTTTATCATGTTAGTGTCATCACTCATGTGGAGAAAGACACATATCCAAGCATGCCAGCCACTGCATCCATTTACACAA GACCTATGCCACCTGAAAATGTAAGAAGTACGACAATAAACAGTACTACTATACAGTTAACGTGGGATCCCCCCAAAAATGCATCTTCGGACAGTGTGATTACATACAAACTGACATACACAGCCCCCTTTTGGAACCAGTATACAACAGTATggaataaaacaggaacaagcAATAACAGTGAAATCCTTTATGATCTAAAATCTGGGACACTGTACAAATTTACTGTTGCTGCTTACGCTGGCAATGATACAAGTATGGATGTGCCAACCAACAGTACAACAG ATCCCAATTACAAAAATTTAACCCTCACAATGCTGTGTTCTTCTATTATAACCCTTAACTGCAAGAATGATTCTGttcaatatacatttttaaacctg CTGAAAAAATCGATTGAAAATGCATTTCATAAGAACATTGTTTGGTCCCTTGAGTGGAAGAAGAGAAACTAA